In a single window of the Luteibacter rhizovicinus DSM 16549 genome:
- a CDS encoding putative bifunctional diguanylate cyclase/phosphodiesterase — protein sequence MQDLAGWSTVLELMPTAMFVRDSAHRWVFVNRMGCEYFSLNADDVLGKTDAELFPPEQAARFEAGDDAVLRSHEVVETEETVTDPHGHVRTLLTRKTCIDLDGAPHVLASVTDITELRESEAHVRWLACHDALTGLANRTALFSRLDAAIGRAASGGLRSALFYLDMDGFKKVNDAYGHLIGDELLVQFGARLRSVVGPDDTVARIGGDEFALLVDDHGDLDAQALAERILLLAGEPFDVLSTTTFIGTSIGMVAIDTDAVAAGELARKADSALYEAKKKRNRLVVYTKAMDAALAHRRDIEKALLEALLTREGLSCHYQPMIRSADGKVVGLEALARWRHPTLGVVSPVQFIAVAEETGLIGQLGEWVLRTACARVAKLDDLFVAVNVSAVQLRDDGFADMVMRVLLETRLPPKRLELEITETAIVNADGAAVQLLRRLRRTGVRISLDDFGTGYSSLTLLKDLAVDKVKIDRSFVQNATQAGDSAAIVRAVSNLGAALGLCVVAEGVETEQQRAFLSEAGCDELQGFLFSPAVPEDRIERIIGPYPVPAPVPAYSAG from the coding sequence ATGCAGGATCTGGCCGGCTGGTCGACAGTGCTGGAGCTGATGCCCACGGCGATGTTCGTGCGCGATTCCGCGCACCGCTGGGTGTTCGTCAACCGCATGGGCTGCGAGTATTTCAGCCTGAATGCCGACGACGTGCTCGGCAAAACCGATGCCGAGCTGTTTCCGCCCGAGCAGGCCGCCCGCTTCGAAGCCGGTGACGACGCCGTGCTGCGCAGCCACGAGGTGGTCGAAACCGAGGAGACGGTGACCGACCCCCACGGCCACGTCCGCACCTTGCTCACCCGCAAGACCTGCATCGACCTGGATGGCGCACCGCATGTGCTGGCCTCGGTCACCGATATCACCGAGCTGCGCGAATCCGAGGCGCACGTGCGCTGGCTTGCCTGCCATGACGCCCTGACCGGGCTGGCCAACCGCACGGCGCTGTTCAGCCGGCTGGACGCGGCGATCGGCCGGGCGGCCAGTGGCGGCCTGCGCTCGGCCTTGTTTTACCTGGACATGGACGGCTTCAAGAAGGTCAACGACGCTTACGGACACCTGATCGGCGACGAGTTGCTGGTCCAGTTCGGTGCGCGGCTGCGTAGCGTGGTCGGCCCCGACGACACCGTGGCGCGGATCGGCGGCGACGAGTTCGCGCTGCTGGTCGACGATCACGGCGACCTCGATGCGCAGGCGCTTGCCGAGCGCATCCTGCTCCTGGCCGGCGAGCCGTTCGACGTGCTTTCGACGACCACCTTCATTGGTACGTCGATCGGCATGGTCGCGATCGATACCGACGCCGTCGCCGCGGGGGAGCTGGCGCGCAAGGCGGACAGCGCCCTGTACGAGGCGAAGAAGAAACGTAACCGCCTGGTGGTCTACACCAAGGCCATGGACGCGGCGCTGGCCCACCGCCGCGACATCGAAAAGGCCCTGCTCGAGGCCTTGCTGACCCGCGAGGGCCTGAGCTGTCACTACCAGCCGATGATCCGCAGCGCGGACGGCAAGGTCGTGGGACTGGAGGCACTCGCCCGCTGGCGGCATCCCACCCTCGGCGTGGTCTCGCCGGTCCAGTTCATCGCCGTGGCCGAAGAAACCGGCCTGATCGGCCAGCTCGGCGAATGGGTCCTGCGTACGGCCTGCGCCCGGGTGGCCAAGCTCGACGACCTGTTCGTAGCGGTCAACGTCAGCGCTGTACAGCTGCGCGACGACGGCTTCGCCGACATGGTCATGCGGGTGCTCCTGGAGACGCGCCTGCCGCCGAAGCGCCTGGAGCTGGAGATCACCGAGACCGCCATCGTCAACGCGGATGGTGCGGCGGTGCAGTTGCTGCGACGTCTTCGCCGGACCGGCGTACGCATCTCGCTGGACGACTTCGGCACCGGCTATTCCAGCCTGACCCTGCTCAAGGACCTCGCGGTCGACAAGGTCAAGATCGATCGCTCCTTCGTGCAGAACGCGACCCAGGCCGGTGATTCCGCGGCCATCGTGCGGGCCGTGTCCAACCTGGGCGCCGCGCTGGGCCTGTGCGTGGTGGCCGAAGGGGTGGAGACCGAGCAGCAGCGTGCCTTCCTCAGCGAGGCCGGTTGCGACGAGCTGCAGGGCTTCCTGTTCTCGCCGGCGGTACCCGAAGACCGTATCGAGCGGATCATCGGCCCGTACCCGGTACCGGCGCCGGTACCGGCTTATTCGGCCGGATAG
- a CDS encoding class I SAM-dependent methyltransferase: MSAGSASDAALDALFVPFATGDLAWPASGDVLILRARDGFVLREQRRPGWVLQQSFKPAADALARSGFAVSADVPDGRFAVVMVLPTRQREESRALFAQAMTRVAPDGVVIAAVPNAEGAKTAEADLALLAGGVSNLSKHKCRVFWTRPGAMPDSSLRDAWLALDEALPIDEGRYVSRRGLFAWDRIDIASALLASVLPVDFTGRVGDLGAGFGYLACRVIATNPGVTAVDLYEAEGRAIEPARQNLATTIAATGRAVTANVHWHDVTHGIDGGYDAIVSNPPFHQGRADQPELGRAFIAVAARALSPQGRFWMVANRHLAYEATLEACFTHVRPVAERDGFKVIEAKEPRR, encoded by the coding sequence TTGTCCGCTGGTTCCGCCTCCGATGCTGCACTCGATGCCTTGTTCGTCCCGTTCGCTACGGGCGATCTCGCCTGGCCGGCGTCCGGCGATGTGCTGATCCTGCGGGCGCGCGATGGTTTCGTGCTGCGTGAGCAGCGGCGTCCCGGCTGGGTGTTGCAGCAGTCGTTCAAGCCGGCGGCGGATGCGCTCGCGCGCTCCGGCTTCGCGGTGAGTGCGGATGTGCCCGACGGCCGCTTCGCCGTCGTCATGGTCCTGCCCACCCGTCAGCGCGAAGAGTCGCGGGCCTTGTTCGCCCAGGCCATGACGCGCGTGGCGCCCGACGGTGTGGTGATCGCCGCGGTGCCGAATGCGGAAGGCGCGAAGACCGCCGAGGCCGACCTCGCGTTGCTGGCCGGCGGGGTGTCCAACCTTTCCAAGCACAAATGCCGCGTGTTCTGGACGCGCCCTGGGGCCATGCCCGATTCGTCGTTGCGGGACGCCTGGCTTGCGCTGGACGAGGCCTTGCCGATCGACGAGGGGCGCTACGTCAGCCGTCGTGGCCTGTTCGCCTGGGATCGCATCGACATCGCCTCCGCCTTGTTGGCCTCGGTGCTGCCGGTCGACTTCACGGGCCGTGTCGGCGATCTCGGCGCGGGCTTCGGCTATCTCGCCTGCCGCGTCATCGCCACGAATCCCGGCGTGACCGCCGTGGATCTGTACGAGGCGGAAGGTCGCGCCATCGAACCGGCCCGGCAGAACCTCGCCACGACGATCGCCGCCACGGGCAGGGCGGTTACCGCCAACGTGCACTGGCATGACGTCACGCACGGTATCGACGGTGGCTACGACGCCATCGTTTCCAATCCACCCTTTCACCAGGGGCGCGCCGACCAGCCGGAGCTGGGGCGTGCCTTCATTGCGGTCGCCGCGCGCGCGTTGTCGCCGCAGGGGCGCTTCTGGATGGTCGCCAACCGGCATCTCGCCTACGAAGCCACGCTCGAAGCGTGCTTCACCCATGTTCGACCCGTCGCCGAGCGCGACGGGTTCAAAGTGATCGAAGCGAAGGAGCCTCGTCGATGA
- a CDS encoding protein adenylyltransferase SelO: protein MTDLRFDNAFVRELPADPEISNGPRQVVGAAFSWVEPTPVAAPRLVAVSTEVAAMLGVSPDAPDFAAVFSGNARLPGMTGYAMAYGGHQFGNWAGQLGDGRALGLGEVITAHDGRQELQLKGAGRTPYSRGADGRAVLRSSIREFLCSEAMHHLGVPTTRALSLVVTGDEVLRDVMYDGNPALEPGAIVCRVAPSFIRFGSFELPAARNDLDLLRKLADFTIGTHYPAFAGLDGEARYAAFFAEVCERTARLMAHWMRVGFVHGVMNTDNMSILGLTIDYGPYGWVDDFDPDWTPNTTDRAHKRYRFGHQPRVAYWNLQRLAQALSPLFTGVEALQDGLDRYVEVFEATDAAFSAAKLGLVTTREGDEALVADLRGLLTLGGMDMTIFYRDLALLDLDAPHPGVVGAAFYEDEKRVATQEALGAWLQRYAERVRAEASPASERLALMHASNPRYVLRNYLAQQVIDSAEQGDYAPLHELMETLRRPYDEQPGRDHLAGRRPEWARDRVGCSMLSCSS, encoded by the coding sequence ATGACAGACCTGCGCTTCGACAATGCCTTCGTCCGCGAGTTGCCGGCCGACCCCGAAATTTCCAACGGTCCGCGCCAGGTCGTCGGCGCGGCGTTCTCCTGGGTGGAACCGACGCCCGTGGCGGCGCCACGGCTGGTCGCGGTCTCGACCGAGGTCGCGGCGATGCTTGGCGTTTCGCCCGATGCGCCGGATTTTGCGGCGGTGTTCTCGGGCAACGCGCGCTTGCCGGGCATGACCGGCTACGCCATGGCCTACGGCGGTCACCAGTTCGGCAACTGGGCCGGCCAACTCGGCGACGGCCGTGCGCTGGGCCTGGGCGAGGTGATCACGGCCCACGATGGCCGGCAGGAACTGCAGTTGAAGGGCGCGGGTCGCACACCTTACTCGCGTGGCGCCGATGGCCGGGCGGTCCTGCGTTCGTCCATCCGCGAATTCCTGTGCAGCGAGGCCATGCATCACCTCGGTGTGCCGACCACCCGAGCCCTGTCCCTCGTGGTCACCGGCGACGAGGTCCTTCGCGACGTGATGTACGACGGCAACCCGGCGCTGGAGCCGGGGGCGATCGTCTGCCGCGTCGCGCCGTCATTCATCCGCTTCGGTTCGTTCGAGCTGCCGGCCGCGCGTAACGACCTCGACCTGCTGCGGAAGCTGGCCGACTTCACCATCGGCACGCATTATCCGGCCTTCGCCGGGCTGGACGGGGAGGCGCGTTACGCCGCCTTTTTCGCCGAAGTCTGCGAGCGCACCGCTCGCCTGATGGCGCACTGGATGCGCGTGGGCTTCGTCCACGGCGTGATGAACACGGACAACATGTCCATCCTCGGCCTGACCATCGACTACGGCCCCTACGGCTGGGTGGACGACTTCGACCCCGACTGGACCCCGAACACCACCGACCGCGCACACAAGCGTTACCGCTTCGGTCACCAGCCACGTGTGGCGTACTGGAACCTGCAGCGGCTGGCCCAGGCACTGTCGCCGCTGTTCACCGGGGTGGAGGCGCTTCAGGATGGCCTGGACCGCTACGTGGAAGTGTTCGAAGCCACCGATGCCGCGTTCTCCGCGGCCAAGCTCGGCCTCGTCACCACCCGGGAGGGCGACGAGGCGCTGGTCGCCGATCTCCGTGGCCTGCTGACGCTGGGCGGCATGGACATGACGATCTTCTACCGCGACCTGGCGCTGCTCGATCTCGACGCGCCGCATCCGGGCGTGGTCGGGGCCGCTTTTTACGAGGACGAGAAACGGGTGGCGACGCAGGAGGCGCTGGGTGCGTGGCTGCAGCGCTATGCGGAGCGCGTCCGTGCGGAGGCGTCGCCGGCGTCGGAGCGGCTGGCCCTGATGCATGCCAGCAACCCGCGTTACGTGCTGCGCAACTACCTCGCGCAGCAGGTGATCGACAGCGCGGAGCAGGGCGACTACGCGCCCCTGCACGAGCTCATGGAAACCTTGCGTCGGCCCTACGACGAGCAGCCGGGCAGGGATCACCTGGCCGGTCGCCGGCCGGAATGGGCGCGCGATCGGGTCGGCTGCTCCATGCTTTCCTGCAGTAGCTGA
- a CDS encoding pseudouridine synthase, with product MKLVRLLANLGYGSRKQVAALFREGVVTDASGEVLYADDKVEHADVRFEGEPLDPPAGMLIMLNKPAGYTCSRKDVGRLVYELLPPRYGIRNPVLSTVGRLDRETSGLLLFTDDGPLLHRIISPKSSVAKVYEATLAEDLRGDEAATFAAGTLMLDGETDPLEPATLEVLGPRHIRLALTEGRYHQVRRMFAAIGNHVETLERVALGGLTLDGLASGEWRQLTAEDTARIFAGS from the coding sequence ATGAAACTCGTGCGCCTGTTGGCGAACCTCGGCTATGGCAGCCGCAAACAAGTCGCCGCGCTGTTTCGCGAAGGTGTCGTCACCGATGCCTCGGGTGAGGTGCTCTACGCCGACGACAAGGTCGAGCATGCGGACGTCCGCTTCGAAGGCGAGCCGCTGGACCCGCCGGCCGGCATGCTGATCATGTTGAACAAGCCGGCTGGCTACACGTGCTCGCGCAAGGACGTCGGTCGCCTCGTCTACGAACTGCTGCCGCCGCGTTACGGCATCCGCAATCCGGTCCTGTCGACGGTGGGTCGTCTCGACCGCGAGACCTCGGGCCTGTTGCTGTTCACCGACGACGGCCCCTTGCTGCACCGGATCATTTCACCGAAGTCCTCCGTGGCCAAGGTGTACGAAGCCACGCTTGCCGAGGACCTGCGCGGCGACGAAGCCGCCACGTTCGCCGCTGGCACCCTCATGCTCGACGGTGAAACCGACCCGCTCGAACCGGCCACGCTCGAGGTACTCGGTCCCCGCCACATTCGTCTGGCGCTCACCGAAGGTCGCTACCACCAGGTCCGCCGCATGTTCGCCGCCATCGGCAACCACGTGGAAACCCTTGAGCGCGTCGCCCTGGGTGGCTTGACCCTCGACGGCCTGGCTTCCGGTGAGTGGCGTCAGCTAACTGCGGAAGACACCGCCAGGATTTTCGCTGGCTCTTGA
- a CDS encoding CorA family divalent cation transporter, with amino-acid sequence MLIVHEHGNYSGPITWSAEMGKPKAPIWIDLFDPNEDERRCAAEITGLRVPERSDIVNLALSSRIRTDDDAMYLSIPYFADTDNGHYPGPVGIVVTNHVLMTLRFAESPAFKLASDSCHEHRWESSADVLATLIEAIVNLSAQRMEDVSAELKKLSDRVFTPERLGTPLLRDIMLEIGRLEGLQARNRSSMLGVQRIVSFVRAKKPEWMSDNVEVRLRVVDHDLRTLDEFDDQLTNKLQFLLDATLGFISTDQNHVMKVLTVASVATIPPIILAGIWGMNFKDMPELNMPYGYPIALGVIILSTLLPVWFFKWRGWWSGD; translated from the coding sequence GTGCTGATCGTTCACGAACACGGCAATTACTCCGGCCCCATCACGTGGTCCGCCGAGATGGGCAAGCCGAAAGCGCCGATCTGGATCGACCTGTTCGACCCCAACGAAGACGAACGCCGTTGCGCCGCCGAGATCACCGGCCTGCGCGTGCCCGAGCGAAGCGACATCGTGAACCTGGCGCTGTCCAGCCGTATTCGTACGGACGACGACGCCATGTACCTCTCCATCCCCTATTTCGCCGATACCGACAACGGCCACTATCCCGGCCCGGTCGGCATCGTCGTGACCAACCACGTGCTCATGACGCTGCGCTTCGCCGAGTCGCCCGCGTTCAAGCTGGCCAGCGACAGCTGCCACGAGCATCGCTGGGAATCCAGCGCCGACGTGCTCGCGACCCTGATCGAAGCCATCGTGAACCTCTCCGCGCAGCGCATGGAAGATGTCTCGGCCGAGCTGAAGAAGCTCTCCGACCGCGTATTCACCCCGGAGCGGCTCGGCACCCCGCTGCTGCGCGACATCATGCTGGAGATCGGCCGGCTCGAAGGCCTGCAGGCACGCAACCGCTCGTCCATGCTGGGCGTGCAGCGCATCGTCTCCTTCGTACGCGCCAAGAAACCGGAGTGGATGTCCGACAACGTGGAAGTGCGCCTGCGCGTGGTCGACCATGACCTGCGCACGCTGGACGAGTTCGACGACCAGCTCACCAACAAGCTGCAGTTCCTGCTCGATGCCACGCTCGGTTTCATCAGTACCGACCAGAACCACGTGATGAAGGTGCTGACGGTCGCCTCGGTCGCGACCATTCCACCGATCATCCTGGCCGGCATCTGGGGCATGAACTTCAAGGACATGCCCGAGCTCAACATGCCCTACGGCTATCCCATCGCGCTGGGCGTGATCATCCTCAGCACGCTCCTGCCGGTGTGGTTCTTCAAGTGGCGAGGCTGGTGGTCGGGAGACTGA
- a CDS encoding alpha-ketoglutarate-dependent dioxygenase AlkB family protein, with protein MIVDDDHGRFAYEPGVISPSLAEAWFATLLAEVPWQAKRREMYGRDVDVPRLVQHYALDDPALPPVLRDAGREVVAATGTPFTSVGLNLYRDGRDSVAPHNDHIEELAEGAPITLLSLGATRTMTLRERESPKRKFDVKLESGSLLAMSYATQFHWDHGIPKARGEVGPRISLAFRVKGSQAPIRR; from the coding sequence GTGATCGTCGATGACGACCACGGGCGGTTCGCGTATGAGCCGGGTGTGATTTCCCCGTCACTGGCGGAGGCGTGGTTCGCTACCTTGCTGGCCGAGGTTCCATGGCAGGCGAAACGACGCGAGATGTATGGCCGCGACGTGGATGTGCCCCGGCTGGTGCAGCATTACGCACTGGACGATCCCGCCTTGCCGCCGGTGCTGCGCGATGCGGGCCGCGAGGTTGTCGCGGCGACGGGCACCCCATTTACCTCGGTGGGCCTGAACCTCTATCGCGATGGACGCGACAGCGTCGCACCGCATAACGATCACATCGAGGAACTGGCCGAGGGCGCGCCGATCACGCTGCTCTCGCTGGGTGCCACGCGGACGATGACCTTGCGCGAGCGCGAGTCGCCCAAGCGGAAGTTCGACGTGAAACTGGAGTCGGGCAGCCTGCTGGCGATGAGCTACGCAACGCAGTTTCATTGGGATCATGGGATCCCCAAGGCGCGCGGCGAGGTGGGACCGAGGATCAGCCTGGCGTTTCGGGTGAAGGGGTCGCAAGCACCCATTCGCCGATGA
- a CDS encoding GGDEF domain-containing protein, producing MRSPWHSLAGGPPESRLLASVAEFTHHRDIDALDHSLVLSLAELISVSSVTLCKRGESLQLPVDSIVVCSRNAAGAFVVEALDPSRDGDPIDTIVCAMETLEAISDVTEDGTCRLVIPIQRDHAAIGALMLESEDSLDGVRNMVEGYARIYGNYIALLNESERDKLTGLYNRRSFEQRLQRLLKLQRQRARAAAKGEDERRLPFEADVSQIWLAILDIDHFKRINDTYGHVYGDEVILMLAQQMRHSFRQSDVLFRFGGEEFVMLIAAQDERVAHMALDRFRHFVAEHAFPQVGHVTVSIGYARITENDYPEIVLDRADKALYFAKENGRNSVHGYEALTERGELGAAVALGSIDLF from the coding sequence ATGAGGTCTCCATGGCATTCGCTTGCCGGTGGCCCGCCGGAGTCGCGCCTGCTCGCCTCCGTGGCCGAGTTCACCCACCACCGCGACATCGATGCGCTCGACCACAGCCTGGTCCTGTCGCTGGCCGAATTGATCTCGGTCAGCAGCGTGACCCTGTGCAAGCGCGGCGAAAGCCTGCAGCTGCCGGTGGATTCGATCGTGGTCTGCTCGCGCAATGCCGCCGGCGCCTTCGTCGTCGAAGCCCTGGACCCTTCCCGTGACGGCGACCCGATCGACACGATCGTCTGCGCCATGGAAACCCTCGAAGCGATCAGCGATGTCACCGAGGACGGCACCTGCCGCCTGGTCATCCCGATCCAGCGCGACCATGCCGCCATCGGCGCCCTGATGCTGGAGTCGGAAGACTCGCTCGACGGCGTGCGCAACATGGTCGAAGGCTACGCCCGCATCTACGGCAACTACATCGCCCTGCTCAACGAGAGCGAGCGCGACAAGCTCACCGGCCTGTACAACCGGCGCAGTTTCGAGCAACGCCTGCAACGCCTGCTCAAGCTGCAGCGCCAGCGTGCCCGCGCCGCGGCCAAGGGCGAAGACGAGCGCCGCCTGCCCTTCGAGGCCGACGTCTCGCAGATCTGGCTGGCCATCCTCGACATCGACCACTTCAAGCGCATCAACGACACCTACGGCCATGTGTACGGCGACGAGGTCATCCTGATGCTCGCCCAGCAGATGCGGCACAGCTTCCGCCAGAGCGACGTGCTGTTCCGTTTCGGCGGCGAAGAATTCGTCATGCTCATCGCCGCGCAGGACGAACGCGTCGCGCACATGGCGCTCGATCGCTTCCGCCACTTCGTCGCCGAGCATGCGTTCCCGCAGGTCGGCCACGTCACGGTCAGCATCGGCTATGCCCGCATCACCGAGAACGACTACCCCGAGATCGTGCTCGACCGTGCGGACAAGGCGCTGTACTTCGCCAAGGAAAACGGGCGGAACAGCGTGCACGGCTACGAGGCCCTGACCGAGCGCGGCGAACTGGGCGCCGCCGTAGCCCTCGGAAGCATCGACCTGTTCTAG
- the sodC gene encoding superoxide dismutase family protein, with amino-acid sequence MTKIAIAVAVASLFAGSVTHAADVVDKSVVVPMTVVTADGAGASVGTVTVTQSAGGLVFTPNLKGLPPGEHGFHLHEKASCDPGEKDGKKGAALAAGGHYDPMKTGKHEGPDAMGHEGDLPRITVGADGTDTTAVTAPHLKTLATLKGHSLMIHAGGDNYADEPAPLGGGGARIACGVIK; translated from the coding sequence ATGACCAAGATCGCTATTGCCGTTGCCGTCGCCAGCCTCTTCGCCGGTTCCGTGACCCACGCGGCCGACGTGGTCGACAAGAGCGTCGTCGTCCCGATGACGGTCGTCACCGCCGATGGCGCGGGCGCCTCGGTCGGCACCGTCACCGTGACGCAGTCCGCGGGCGGCCTGGTCTTTACCCCGAACCTCAAGGGTCTGCCGCCGGGCGAGCATGGCTTCCACCTGCATGAGAAGGCCAGCTGCGATCCGGGCGAGAAGGATGGCAAGAAGGGTGCGGCCCTCGCGGCTGGCGGTCACTACGACCCGATGAAGACCGGCAAGCACGAAGGTCCGGACGCGATGGGCCACGAAGGCGATCTGCCGCGCATCACCGTGGGCGCCGATGGCACGGACACCACCGCCGTCACCGCACCCCACCTGAAGACCCTGGCCACGCTGAAGGGCCATTCGCTGATGATCCACGCCGGTGGCGACAACTACGCCGACGAGCCGGCTCCGCTCGGCGGCGGCGGTGCGCGCATCGCTTGCGGCGTGATCAAGTAA
- a CDS encoding oxygenase MpaB family protein — protein MTAFARLLRPASAPIRRWVLTAFPRPPSGGIDYEHPAGDPGLFGPSSVTWRMHSDFCGMLAGGLCALYLQLLHPRALAGVWDHSNFREDLVGRLRRTTAFVGATTYAPTHDAQAMIERVRTIHGHVRGLDEAGLPYAADDPDLLTWVHVSEMSSFLAGYRSYGPMTVSAPVADAYLDETRRVAEALGARDVPRSVAEMDAYIARVLPSLVFGERSRVVLEVLGRLDLPVPMAGLSRDLFLHAGAALLPDWAASLLQRSDADLRKAKLARGTLRGMAPLFRVALTEGVASRSCRRVGVDPGLLSHWPLQA, from the coding sequence ATGACGGCCTTCGCGCGGCTGCTCCGTCCTGCCTCTGCGCCGATCCGGCGCTGGGTGCTCACGGCGTTTCCGCGGCCGCCCTCCGGCGGCATCGATTACGAACACCCAGCCGGCGACCCGGGCCTGTTCGGCCCCTCCAGCGTGACCTGGCGCATGCATTCGGATTTCTGCGGCATGCTCGCCGGGGGCCTCTGTGCGCTCTACCTGCAACTGCTGCATCCGCGCGCCCTGGCCGGCGTGTGGGATCACTCCAATTTCCGCGAGGATCTGGTCGGCCGCCTGCGCCGGACCACGGCCTTTGTCGGCGCGACCACCTATGCCCCGACCCACGACGCCCAGGCGATGATCGAGCGCGTCCGCACGATCCATGGCCACGTGCGTGGACTGGACGAGGCGGGCCTTCCCTACGCCGCTGACGATCCGGACCTGCTCACCTGGGTGCACGTCAGCGAGATGTCGAGCTTCCTCGCCGGCTACCGGTCCTACGGGCCCATGACCGTGTCCGCCCCGGTGGCCGACGCCTATCTCGACGAGACACGGCGCGTGGCCGAAGCCCTGGGCGCACGCGATGTCCCCCGTTCGGTCGCCGAGATGGATGCGTATATCGCGCGCGTCCTGCCGTCGCTGGTGTTCGGCGAGCGATCGCGGGTCGTGCTCGAGGTGCTCGGCCGACTGGATCTGCCGGTACCGATGGCCGGGCTTTCGCGCGACCTCTTCCTGCACGCGGGAGCAGCACTGCTGCCCGACTGGGCCGCGTCGTTGTTGCAGAGGAGCGACGCCGACCTGCGCAAGGCGAAGCTGGCCCGTGGCACCCTGCGCGGCATGGCCCCGCTTTTCCGCGTGGCGCTGACCGAGGGGGTGGCCTCACGCTCCTGCCGCCGGGTGGGAGTCGACCCGGGGCTGCTCTCGCACTGGCCGCTTCAGGCCTGA